A genome region from Nocardioides cynanchi includes the following:
- a CDS encoding sensor histidine kinase: MPSLLELVRSHTDLDEADVGVLQLLMADWQIIADLSFADLVLWLPDRAGEGFWAAAQMRPTTGPTAYVDDIVGTFVPVGRRQMLDRAYADARLVREGDPEWRDDVPVRVETIPVPHGGRVIAVIARNTNLLGVRTPSRLELSYLQSAAELTAMIASGDFPPVGAQRSDHADSPRVGDGFVRVDADGRVGYASPNALSVYRRLGLSGDLDGQDLAALTRRLVPPRRRPDEETLSAVLGGRLHRDTELGDDQVSLIVRAIPLRARGEHIGALVLLRDVSDLRRRDRELVTKDATIREIHHRVKNNLQTVAALLRLQARRIDSVEAKLALEEAVRRVGSIAIVHETLSQEVLDEVAFDEIADRLGAMVTDVGARADRVVVHRKGSFGVLPNESATALAMVLTELLQNAVEHGYPDEGQAGRITVEPQRLAGRLRVTVDDDGVGLPTGFDPDTSLNLGLSIVRTLVESELGGLLELRSGPDRGARVVVDVPLDP; encoded by the coding sequence GTGCCGTCCCTGCTGGAGCTGGTCCGCAGCCACACCGACCTCGACGAGGCCGACGTCGGCGTGCTCCAGCTGCTGATGGCCGACTGGCAGATCATCGCCGACCTGTCGTTCGCCGACCTGGTGCTCTGGCTCCCGGACCGGGCCGGCGAGGGCTTCTGGGCCGCGGCCCAGATGCGGCCCACGACCGGACCTACGGCGTACGTCGACGACATCGTGGGCACCTTCGTCCCGGTCGGGCGCCGGCAGATGCTGGACCGCGCGTACGCCGACGCACGCCTGGTACGCGAGGGCGACCCCGAATGGCGCGACGACGTCCCGGTCCGGGTGGAGACCATCCCGGTCCCGCACGGCGGCCGGGTGATCGCGGTGATCGCCCGCAACACCAACCTGCTGGGCGTGCGGACCCCGAGCCGGCTGGAGCTGTCCTACCTCCAGAGCGCGGCCGAGCTGACCGCGATGATCGCGTCCGGCGACTTCCCGCCGGTCGGCGCGCAGCGCAGCGACCATGCCGACTCGCCGCGGGTGGGTGACGGATTCGTCCGCGTCGACGCCGACGGCCGGGTCGGCTACGCCAGCCCCAACGCGCTCTCGGTCTACCGCCGCCTCGGCCTGTCCGGCGACCTCGACGGCCAGGACCTGGCGGCGCTGACCCGTCGGCTGGTGCCCCCGCGACGCCGGCCGGACGAGGAGACGCTGAGCGCCGTGCTGGGTGGTCGGCTGCACCGCGACACCGAGCTCGGAGACGACCAGGTGTCGCTGATCGTGCGGGCGATCCCCCTGCGCGCCCGGGGCGAGCACATCGGTGCGCTGGTCCTGCTGCGCGACGTCTCCGACCTGCGGCGCCGCGACCGCGAGCTGGTGACCAAGGACGCGACGATCCGGGAGATCCACCACCGGGTGAAGAACAACCTCCAGACGGTGGCCGCCCTGCTCCGGCTCCAGGCCCGGCGGATCGACTCGGTGGAGGCCAAGCTCGCGCTGGAGGAGGCCGTCCGACGAGTCGGCTCGATCGCGATCGTGCACGAGACCCTGAGCCAGGAGGTGCTCGACGAGGTCGCCTTCGACGAGATCGCCGACCGGCTCGGTGCCATGGTGACCGACGTGGGAGCACGGGCCGACCGGGTCGTCGTACACCGGAAGGGGTCGTTCGGCGTCCTGCCCAACGAGTCGGCCACTGCTCTGGCCATGGTGCTCACCGAGCTGCTCCAGAACGCCGTCGAGCACGGCTACCCCGACGAGGGGCAGGCCGGGCGGATCACGGTGGAGCCGCAACGCCTCGCCGGGCGGCTGCGGGTCACCGTCGACGACGACGGCGTCGGGCTGCCGACCGGCTTCGACCCCGACACCTCGCTCAACCTGGGGCTCTCGATCGTGCGCACGCTGGTCGAGTCCGAGCTCGGGGGGTTGCTGGAGCTCCGTTCGGGTCCCGACCGGGGCGCGCGGGTCGTCGTCGACGTACCTCTGGATCCGTGA
- a CDS encoding SDR family oxidoreductase has product MTATHLVTGAGSGIGAVLADRLVERGDELVLLARSTERAHDLRADLPGATVFVADLADADAVARLADQLPERLASVVHAAGVVELGPVSDLSTEAWQEQLAVNLVAPAVLTRLCLPALRATGGTVVFVNSGAGLFAGPQWSAYAASKHGLRALADSLRAEEQGYGVRVTSVYPGRTATPMQQKVHDQEGRTYDAGDWIDPATVADAILHVLDLTPDATISDLTVKPR; this is encoded by the coding sequence ATGACGGCCACCCATCTGGTCACCGGTGCCGGCTCGGGGATCGGCGCGGTCCTGGCCGACCGACTGGTCGAGCGCGGCGACGAGCTGGTGCTGCTGGCCCGCTCGACGGAGCGCGCCCACGACCTGCGGGCCGACCTGCCCGGCGCCACCGTGTTCGTCGCCGACCTGGCCGACGCCGACGCCGTGGCCCGGCTGGCCGACCAGCTCCCGGAGCGCCTCGCCTCCGTGGTGCACGCCGCCGGTGTCGTCGAGCTCGGCCCGGTGTCGGACCTGTCGACCGAGGCCTGGCAGGAGCAGCTCGCGGTCAACCTCGTGGCCCCCGCGGTGCTGACCCGCCTCTGCCTGCCGGCCCTGCGCGCCACCGGCGGCACGGTCGTCTTCGTCAACTCCGGCGCCGGCCTGTTCGCCGGCCCGCAGTGGTCGGCGTACGCCGCGTCCAAGCACGGGCTGCGGGCCCTCGCCGACTCCCTGCGCGCCGAGGAGCAGGGGTACGGCGTACGCGTCACCAGCGTCTACCCCGGGCGCACCGCGACGCCGATGCAGCAGAAGGTGCACGACCAGGAGGGCCGGACCTACGACGCCGGTGACTGGATCGACCCGGCGACCGTGGCCGACGCGATCCTCCACGTGCTCGACCTCACACCCGACGCGACGATCAGCGACCTCACCGTCAAGCCGCGCTGA
- a CDS encoding DUF2785 domain-containing protein, with translation MSTAYWDQVRSAEMAVPTDRPLPDLTAELTVMLGSTDPVERDETAYPILASWVSAGVYDDLLAGLGDGMAAGLTRGLGEVGTDTVFRRSFSALVLAECVARDNEHSLLPDTKILDWGDRIAGWLVRERDVRGFVPGRGWAHAIAHGADAISVLAESSHFGLNELTVLLDVIADRVLEPTSAPLSAGEPDRLARATMTILRRRLVPLRMIEPWLARITSAALAVVPADQDPFLTTANPEAFLRALHLQIALAPEPIGVRADLLLAVMDALRTTNRVHVLPPA, from the coding sequence ATGTCGACGGCGTACTGGGACCAGGTGCGGTCCGCCGAGATGGCGGTCCCGACCGACCGGCCGCTGCCCGACCTGACCGCGGAGCTGACGGTCATGCTCGGGTCCACGGACCCGGTCGAGCGGGACGAGACCGCCTACCCGATCCTGGCCAGCTGGGTCTCTGCGGGCGTGTACGACGACCTGCTGGCCGGCCTGGGCGACGGCATGGCCGCCGGCCTCACCCGCGGGCTGGGCGAGGTGGGCACCGACACCGTCTTCCGGCGCAGCTTCTCCGCGCTGGTGCTGGCCGAGTGCGTGGCCCGCGACAACGAGCACTCGCTGCTGCCCGACACCAAGATCCTCGACTGGGGCGACCGGATCGCCGGCTGGCTGGTGCGCGAGCGCGACGTGCGTGGCTTCGTGCCCGGGCGGGGCTGGGCGCACGCGATCGCGCACGGCGCGGACGCGATCTCGGTGCTGGCGGAGTCCTCGCACTTCGGGCTCAACGAGCTCACCGTGCTCCTCGACGTGATCGCCGACCGGGTGCTCGAGCCCACCTCGGCACCGCTGAGCGCCGGGGAGCCGGACCGACTGGCCCGGGCCACGATGACCATCCTGCGCCGCCGGCTGGTCCCGCTCCGGATGATCGAGCCCTGGCTGGCCCGGATCACCTCCGCCGCGCTGGCCGTGGTGCCCGCCGACCAGGACCCGTTCCTGACCACGGCCAACCCCGAGGCCTTCCTGCGGGCCCTGCACCTGCAGATCGCGCTCGCTCCCGAACCGATCGGCGTCCGGGCCGACCTCCTGCTGGCGGTGATGGATGCCCTGCGCACCACCAACCGGGTCCACGTGCTCCCGCCCGCGTGA
- a CDS encoding ATP-binding protein, with translation MDLPPPAKPDVVLRVPADSAYVSVLRTMTAGLAARLDFTVDDIEDLRIAVGEACALVLPEAAPGGDLEAEFRLDHGALTVSVSVPTEGPSAPDQDSFAWQVLSTLATSTSATAGDDRYEVTFVTESSVPPDRARSGVLG, from the coding sequence ATGGATCTCCCGCCACCGGCGAAGCCAGACGTCGTCCTGCGCGTGCCTGCCGACAGCGCCTACGTCTCGGTGCTGCGCACGATGACCGCCGGCCTGGCCGCGCGACTCGACTTCACCGTGGACGACATCGAGGACCTCCGGATCGCGGTCGGCGAGGCCTGCGCACTGGTGCTGCCCGAGGCGGCTCCCGGGGGCGACCTCGAAGCGGAGTTCCGGCTCGACCACGGTGCCCTGACCGTGTCGGTGAGCGTGCCGACCGAGGGCCCGTCCGCGCCCGACCAGGACAGCTTCGCGTGGCAGGTGCTGAGCACCCTGGCCACCTCCACCTCGGCCACGGCCGGCGACGACCGCTACGAGGTCACGTTCGTCACCGAGTCGAGCGTCCCTCCCGACAGAGCACGCAGCGGAGTCCTCGGCTGA
- a CDS encoding zinc-binding dehydrogenase, whose translation MFAVYAESCSADDPLAGLVVGERPDPEVPADWTTVEVKAASLNHHDLWSLRGVGLREDALPMILGCDAAGRDEDGNEVLVHAVIGDPAWRGDETEDPRRSLLSERYQGTFADRVAVPRSNLVPKPASLSFEQAACLPTAWLTAYRMLFVQGDLKPGQSVLVQGAGGGVSTALITLARAGGLQVLATSRDEAKRARALEIGAHQVFESGARLPARVDAVMETVGAATWSHSLRSLRPGGTVVISGATSGANPELTELNRIFFLQLRVVGSTMGTRDELARLVSFLDATGTEPLIDRVLPMTEARAGLAAMQAGELFGKVVFTR comes from the coding sequence ATGTTCGCTGTGTACGCCGAGTCCTGCTCCGCCGACGACCCACTGGCCGGCCTGGTGGTGGGGGAGCGCCCCGATCCGGAGGTGCCCGCCGACTGGACCACGGTCGAGGTGAAGGCGGCCTCGCTGAACCACCACGACCTCTGGTCGCTGCGCGGCGTCGGGCTCCGCGAGGACGCGCTCCCGATGATCCTCGGCTGCGACGCCGCCGGCCGTGACGAGGACGGCAACGAGGTGCTGGTCCACGCGGTGATCGGCGACCCGGCCTGGCGGGGTGACGAGACCGAGGACCCTCGGCGCTCGCTGCTCTCCGAGCGCTACCAGGGCACGTTCGCCGACCGGGTCGCGGTGCCGCGCTCCAACCTCGTGCCCAAGCCGGCCTCGCTGAGCTTCGAGCAGGCCGCGTGCCTGCCCACGGCCTGGCTCACGGCGTACCGCATGCTCTTCGTGCAGGGCGACCTCAAGCCCGGCCAGTCCGTGCTGGTCCAGGGCGCCGGTGGTGGGGTGTCCACCGCCCTGATCACTTTGGCCCGGGCCGGAGGGCTGCAGGTGCTGGCCACGAGTCGCGACGAGGCCAAGCGGGCCCGGGCGCTCGAGATCGGTGCCCATCAGGTCTTCGAGTCCGGTGCCCGGCTGCCGGCGCGCGTCGACGCCGTGATGGAGACGGTCGGCGCGGCCACGTGGTCGCACTCGCTGCGCTCGCTGCGGCCGGGCGGCACGGTCGTGATCAGCGGTGCCACCAGCGGAGCCAACCCGGAGCTCACCGAGCTGAACCGGATCTTCTTCCTCCAGCTGCGGGTGGTCGGCTCGACCATGGGCACCCGCGACGAGCTGGCCAGGCTGGTCAGCTTCCTCGATGCCACCGGCACCGAACCGCTGATCGACCGGGTGCTGCCGATGACCGAAGCCCGGGCCGGTCTCGCCGCGATGCAGGCGGGCGAGCTGTTCGGGAAGGTCGTCTTCACGCGATGA
- a CDS encoding WhiB family transcriptional regulator, translating to MDWRDRSACLDEDPELFFPIGNTGPAILQIEEAKQVCRRCDVREQCLAWALEAGQDHGVWGGLSEDERRALKRRNSRTRVRTA from the coding sequence ATGGATTGGCGTGACCGTTCTGCGTGCCTCGACGAGGACCCGGAACTGTTCTTCCCTATCGGCAACACCGGCCCGGCGATCCTCCAGATCGAGGAGGCCAAGCAGGTGTGCCGGCGCTGCGACGTGCGCGAGCAGTGCCTTGCGTGGGCGCTCGAGGCGGGACAGGACCACGGCGTCTGGGGCGGCCTGAGCGAGGACGAGCGCCGCGCCCTGAAGCGCCGCAACTCCCGCACCCGCGTGCGCACCGCCTGA
- the sodN gene encoding superoxide dismutase, Ni: MLANLFAPTVDVSAHCDLPCGVYDPAQARIEAESIKAIIAKVADNDDHDFRTRAILIKEQRSELVKHHLWVLWTDYFKPPHFEKYPQLHTLVNEATKLAGATGTKGELDAGKADELLAKIDEIAEIFWETKKA, encoded by the coding sequence ATGCTCGCGAACCTGTTCGCTCCGACCGTCGATGTCTCGGCCCACTGCGACCTGCCCTGCGGCGTCTACGACCCGGCTCAGGCCCGCATCGAGGCCGAGTCGATCAAGGCGATCATCGCCAAGGTCGCCGACAACGACGACCACGACTTCCGCACCCGCGCGATCCTGATCAAGGAGCAGCGCTCGGAGCTGGTCAAGCACCACCTCTGGGTGCTCTGGACCGACTACTTCAAGCCCCCGCACTTCGAGAAGTACCCCCAGCTCCACACCCTCGTCAACGAGGCCACCAAGCTGGCCGGCGCGACCGGCACCAAGGGCGAGCTGGACGCCGGCAAGGCCGACGAGCTGCTCGCCAAGATCGACGAGATCGCCGAGATCTTCTGGGAGACCAAGAAGGCCTGA
- a CDS encoding S24 family peptidase → MGGDSMRPTLRPGDRLLVRYAVPVTPGALVLARFADGTLAVKRATERRTARAGEPGWWLLSDNPEQGVDSRHRGVVAEKDVVAVVRARVWPRPGRASRL, encoded by the coding sequence GTGGGCGGCGACTCGATGCGGCCGACCCTGCGGCCCGGTGACCGCCTGCTGGTCCGGTACGCCGTGCCGGTGACGCCGGGCGCGCTGGTGCTGGCCCGTTTCGCCGACGGCACCCTGGCGGTCAAGCGGGCGACCGAGCGGCGCACCGCACGGGCCGGCGAGCCGGGCTGGTGGCTGCTCAGCGACAACCCCGAGCAGGGAGTCGACTCGCGTCACCGAGGGGTCGTCGCCGAGAAGGACGTCGTCGCCGTGGTCCGGGCGCGGGTCTGGCCGCGCCCCGGCCGCGCGAGCCGCCTGTGA
- a CDS encoding penicillin acylase family protein, whose protein sequence is MRRRAGSLTLFLTATATVLALLSPPLGAASAAGGGPSYRLHDYADGQARYVLPPGENGLVTATQALAFEATGQRPANSQDQLGEYSSLLYGYPSLTDANLGTYFNDESFGVKAADVTRTEHPGPGVTIYRDTHDVPHIYGDTDASAAFGAGYAQAEDRLFLMDVLRHYGSGTLSSFLGASCAFEQMDHDQLLLAPYTQAQAQQQVDRLPQRYGAEGARAKQMIDSYVQGVNAYIDATNSNPALLPADYVAAGPDQAVPQHWTDADVVAIAGLIGGIFGKGGGSETDDAHLLTYLRGRYGARAGLAAYRDLDHQNDPLAPTTSQKRFTYDVRTKPWHRSLNAIPGPQALTGGPVSTSAGCGQASALPASPASSPTSSPASLRAQEGAHLIAALQAMPRHMSNALVVNGSRTRSGHPVAVFGPQVSYFAPQILSMLDLHAPGYDAMGASFPGTGLVELGRGRDYAWSATSAGSDLIDQRVERICDPGGGPPSATGTSYLFQGRCVPMVHETFSESVVPKAGSGGGAPATLDHQIYLTRHGVVQGWTRVHGRPVAIVSQRSTYNHDIDSVIGFLGFADPSRTRGVHSWMRAANQIGYTFNWLYVDSSDTGYFVSGRDPRRNPHADPTLPTWGTGKAEWRGFLSFRQHVHQVNPRQGFFVSWNNKPAPGFATDGEYANGQTYRSVMLVDQLERQLRRTHDRVTRVDVVTAMETAASQDLDGLEVAPLLLRYLKGHHQSAHTTAMLRQLRAWVADGAHRRKAKASDTQYQHAAAIAIDDELTPYLIRALYDPILAKGGESGVGSTGGATTAGYAKLPMQWVNTPNSGGAHLGSAYDGGYEGYLMSSLQQLLGRHPVDGFGRELTRHECGGGPLTCRRAISRALSRTYDALVTANGSPDVASWTASTLSKAAGQTMPEFDSIGFQALGIVGQPNIDWQNRPTFQQVVEFPRHR, encoded by the coding sequence ATGCGTCGTCGCGCCGGTTCGCTCACCCTGTTCCTCACCGCCACCGCGACCGTGCTCGCGCTGCTCTCGCCGCCGCTCGGTGCGGCGAGCGCGGCCGGCGGCGGGCCGTCGTACCGGCTGCACGACTACGCCGACGGCCAGGCTCGCTACGTGCTCCCGCCCGGGGAGAACGGCCTGGTCACCGCCACCCAGGCCCTCGCCTTCGAGGCCACCGGCCAGCGGCCCGCGAACAGCCAGGACCAGCTGGGGGAGTACAGCTCGCTGCTCTACGGCTACCCGTCCCTGACCGACGCGAACCTCGGGACCTACTTCAACGACGAGTCGTTCGGCGTGAAGGCGGCCGACGTCACCCGCACCGAGCACCCCGGGCCCGGCGTCACGATCTACCGCGACACCCACGACGTACCGCACATCTACGGCGACACCGACGCCTCCGCTGCCTTCGGTGCCGGCTACGCCCAGGCCGAGGACCGGCTCTTCCTGATGGACGTGCTGCGCCACTACGGCTCGGGCACCCTGTCGAGCTTCCTCGGCGCGTCGTGCGCGTTCGAGCAGATGGACCACGACCAGCTCCTGCTCGCGCCGTACACGCAGGCGCAGGCGCAGCAGCAGGTCGACCGGCTGCCCCAGCGGTACGGCGCCGAGGGCGCGCGCGCCAAGCAGATGATCGACTCCTACGTGCAGGGCGTGAACGCCTACATCGACGCCACGAACAGCAACCCGGCGCTGCTGCCGGCCGACTACGTCGCCGCCGGGCCGGACCAGGCGGTGCCGCAGCACTGGACCGACGCGGACGTCGTGGCCATCGCCGGTCTGATCGGGGGGATCTTCGGCAAGGGCGGTGGGTCCGAGACCGACGACGCCCACCTGCTGACGTACCTCCGCGGCCGGTACGGCGCCCGAGCCGGGCTCGCGGCCTACCGCGACCTCGACCACCAGAACGACCCGCTGGCTCCGACGACGTCGCAGAAGCGGTTCACCTACGACGTGCGCACCAAGCCCTGGCACCGCTCCTTGAACGCGATCCCCGGACCGCAGGCGCTCACGGGAGGTCCGGTCTCGACGTCGGCGGGCTGCGGACAGGCCTCGGCGCTGCCCGCGTCTCCCGCGTCGAGCCCCACGTCGAGCCCCGCGTCGCTGCGAGCCCAGGAGGGGGCACACCTGATCGCCGCGCTGCAGGCGATGCCGCGGCACATGAGCAACGCCCTGGTGGTCAACGGTTCGCGGACGCGCTCGGGCCACCCGGTCGCGGTGTTCGGGCCGCAGGTGTCCTACTTCGCGCCGCAGATCCTGAGCATGCTCGACCTGCACGCGCCCGGGTACGACGCGATGGGGGCGTCCTTCCCCGGCACCGGGCTGGTGGAGCTCGGGCGGGGTCGCGACTACGCGTGGTCGGCGACCTCGGCCGGCAGCGACCTGATCGACCAGCGGGTCGAGCGGATCTGCGACCCCGGCGGCGGCCCGCCGTCGGCGACGGGCACGTCGTACCTCTTCCAGGGGCGGTGCGTGCCGATGGTGCACGAGACCTTCAGCGAGTCGGTGGTGCCCAAGGCCGGCAGCGGCGGCGGTGCGCCGGCGACGCTGGACCACCAGATCTACCTGACCCGCCACGGCGTCGTGCAGGGGTGGACCCGCGTGCACGGCCGGCCGGTGGCGATCGTGAGCCAGCGGTCGACGTACAACCACGACATCGACTCGGTGATCGGGTTCCTCGGCTTCGCCGACCCGAGCCGCACCCGAGGCGTGCACAGCTGGATGCGGGCGGCGAACCAGATCGGCTACACCTTCAACTGGCTCTACGTCGACAGCAGTGACACCGGCTACTTCGTGAGCGGGCGCGACCCGCGGCGCAACCCGCACGCCGACCCGACGCTGCCGACGTGGGGCACGGGGAAGGCCGAGTGGCGCGGCTTCCTGTCGTTCCGGCAGCACGTGCACCAGGTCAACCCGCGCCAGGGCTTCTTCGTCAGCTGGAACAACAAGCCCGCGCCCGGTTTCGCCACCGACGGCGAGTACGCCAACGGCCAGACCTACCGCTCGGTGATGCTCGTCGACCAGCTGGAGCGGCAGCTGCGCCGGACCCACGACCGGGTCACCCGGGTCGACGTGGTCACGGCGATGGAGACCGCCGCCAGCCAGGACCTCGACGGTCTCGAGGTCGCGCCGCTGCTGCTGCGCTATCTGAAGGGTCATCACCAGAGCGCGCACACCACGGCGATGCTGCGCCAGCTGAGAGCGTGGGTGGCCGACGGCGCGCATCGGCGCAAGGCGAAGGCCTCGGACACCCAGTACCAGCACGCGGCCGCGATCGCGATCGACGACGAGCTCACGCCGTACCTGATCCGGGCGCTCTACGACCCGATCCTCGCCAAGGGCGGCGAGTCGGGCGTCGGCTCGACCGGGGGCGCGACGACCGCGGGCTACGCGAAGCTGCCGATGCAGTGGGTGAACACGCCGAACAGCGGCGGCGCGCACCTCGGCTCGGCGTACGACGGCGGCTACGAGGGCTACCTGATGTCGTCGCTCCAGCAGCTGCTCGGTCGGCACCCGGTCGACGGCTTCGGGCGTGAGCTGACCCGGCACGAGTGCGGGGGAGGCCCGCTGACCTGCCGTCGCGCGATCTCCCGCGCGCTGTCGCGGACGTACGACGCGCTGGTCACCGCCAACGGCAGCCCGGACGTCGCCTCGTGGACCGCGTCGACCCTGTCGAAGGCGGCCGGGCAGACCATGCCGGAGTTCGACTCGATCGGCTTCCAGGCGCTCGGCATCGTCGGCCAGCCGAACATCGACTGGCAGAACCGCCCCACCTTCCAGCAGGTGGTGGAGTTCCCCCGCCACCGCTGA
- a CDS encoding RNA polymerase sigma factor SigF has protein sequence MTFDTSGGSGARGSDPRVEGARRRNAQLFAVFRDETATEPTRLAARDGLVTLHLPLVEHCARRFRNRGEPFEDLVQVGTIGLIKSIDRFDLERGVEFSTYATPTIIGEIKRYFRDKGWAIRVPRRLQELRMQIGAATGELTQTLGRSPTPRELAEALDCTVEDIVEGIESSNAYSTLSLDAADDSGEDGGTSMLDTIGIDDEGLEHIEIRESIKPLLEALPAREKRILLLRFFKNRTQSEIADEIGVSQMHVSRLLSRTLDQLRSSLEETV, from the coding sequence ATGACTTTCGACACGTCAGGGGGCTCGGGAGCCCGCGGGTCGGATCCGAGGGTCGAAGGGGCCCGCCGACGCAATGCTCAGCTGTTCGCCGTCTTCCGGGACGAGACCGCGACGGAGCCGACGCGGCTGGCGGCTCGCGACGGTCTGGTCACGCTGCACCTGCCGCTCGTCGAGCACTGCGCCCGGCGGTTCCGCAACCGGGGCGAGCCGTTCGAGGACCTCGTGCAAGTGGGCACGATCGGGCTGATCAAGTCCATCGACCGCTTCGACCTCGAGCGCGGCGTGGAGTTCTCGACGTACGCGACCCCGACGATCATCGGCGAGATCAAGCGCTACTTCCGGGACAAGGGCTGGGCCATCCGGGTCCCCAGGCGGCTCCAGGAGCTCCGCATGCAGATCGGCGCCGCGACCGGTGAGCTGACCCAGACCCTCGGCCGCTCACCCACGCCGCGCGAGCTCGCCGAGGCCCTCGACTGCACGGTCGAGGACATCGTGGAGGGCATCGAGTCCAGCAACGCCTACTCCACGCTCAGCCTCGATGCCGCCGACGACAGCGGTGAGGACGGCGGCACGTCGATGCTGGACACCATCGGCATCGACGACGAGGGCCTCGAGCACATCGAGATCCGTGAGTCGATCAAGCCGCTGCTGGAGGCGCTCCCTGCCCGCGAGAAGCGGATCCTGCTGCTCCGGTTCTTCAAGAACCGGACGCAGTCCGAGATCGCCGACGAGATCGGGGTCAGCCAGATGCACGTCTCGCGGCTCCTGAGCCGGACCCTCGACCAGCTCCGGAGCTCGCTCGAGGAGACCGTCTGA
- a CDS encoding NAD(P)-dependent malic enzyme, whose product MEIRSTVGLTDREGLSLAYTPGVARVCEAIAAEPALTQHYTWVPNTVAVVTDGTAVLGLGDIGPAAAMPVMEGKAVLFKQFGGVDAIPICLATTDVEEIIATVARLAPSFGGINLEDISAPRCFEIEERLKGMLDIPVFHDDQHGTAVVALAALTNALRLTGRSPAGTRVVISGAGAAGVAVARILLGAGVTDLAVVDRQGVLNSRRTDLTPVKRALAQDTADRHDRSGSLADVMAGADVYIGVSGGTVPEEVVATMAPEAIIFGLANPTPEVLPEVAHRHARVVATGRSDYPNQINNVLAFPGIFRGAIDVHATAITDGMKLAAARALAGLVGDDLAEDLIVPSPFDPRVGPSVAAAVSAAARADGVARR is encoded by the coding sequence ATGGAGATCCGCTCGACGGTGGGCCTGACCGACCGTGAGGGGCTCTCCCTCGCCTACACCCCCGGGGTGGCCCGGGTCTGCGAGGCGATCGCCGCCGAGCCGGCGCTGACCCAGCACTACACGTGGGTGCCCAACACCGTTGCGGTGGTCACCGACGGCACCGCGGTGCTCGGCCTCGGCGACATCGGGCCTGCTGCCGCGATGCCGGTGATGGAGGGGAAGGCCGTGCTGTTCAAGCAGTTCGGCGGCGTCGACGCGATCCCGATCTGCCTGGCCACCACCGACGTCGAGGAGATCATCGCCACCGTCGCCCGGCTGGCCCCCAGCTTCGGCGGGATCAACCTCGAGGACATCTCCGCGCCCCGCTGCTTCGAGATCGAGGAGCGGCTCAAGGGGATGCTCGACATCCCGGTCTTCCACGACGACCAGCACGGCACCGCCGTGGTGGCCCTCGCTGCGCTCACCAACGCGCTGCGCCTGACCGGCCGATCCCCGGCCGGGACCCGGGTGGTGATCTCCGGCGCCGGCGCGGCCGGCGTCGCCGTGGCCCGGATCCTGCTGGGCGCGGGTGTCACCGACCTCGCGGTCGTGGACCGCCAGGGCGTGCTCAACTCACGGCGTACCGACCTCACGCCGGTCAAGCGGGCCCTGGCCCAGGACACCGCCGACCGGCACGACCGGTCCGGATCGCTGGCCGACGTGATGGCCGGGGCGGACGTCTACATCGGCGTCTCGGGCGGCACCGTGCCCGAGGAGGTCGTCGCCACGATGGCGCCCGAGGCGATCATCTTCGGGCTGGCCAACCCGACCCCGGAGGTGCTGCCCGAGGTCGCGCACCGGCATGCGCGGGTCGTCGCAACCGGGCGGTCGGACTATCCCAACCAGATCAACAACGTGCTCGCGTTCCCCGGCATCTTCCGGGGCGCCATCGACGTCCACGCCACCGCGATCACCGACGGGATGAAGCTCGCCGCCGCTCGCGCCCTGGCCGGGCTGGTCGGCGACGACCTCGCCGAGGACCTGATCGTCCCCTCGCCGTTCGACCCGCGCGTGGGTCCGAGCGTCGCCGCCGCCGTCTCCGCCGCGGCCCGGGCCGACGGCGTCGCCCGCCGCTGA